The following coding sequences are from one Ornithodoros turicata isolate Travis chromosome 1, ASM3712646v1, whole genome shotgun sequence window:
- the LOC135380723 gene encoding uncharacterized protein LOC135380723 gives MERLKSKRGTRRAQTTRILNEASTALKDGTASAEALNALLQRLTTSNAELVVLNTAIEPLVTDEDYESECAGVLEYEDRVTETVANLNWKLAQLQAAAASSMGSLNEPSLPQASSQQRHIGIKLPKLRLPTFSGKLSEWHSFWEQFSTTVHEKKNLVKIEKFQAYDDATEILKERFGDRGRIERQLLARLRSLPAVKSSSDVLGLRRFYDHVQSHIRGLRSLGVQDSSYAAMLTEILLSSQPSEIVIDFYRSVHCPTTTSTASPTDAGDTAAPSTSTTASDELQAVLKFLHVEVESREKSEVAERNLKKQIQPVSKPATLGRANPSAAVLHNASTNPAPCFFCSNTEHSTL, from the exons ATGGAACGTCTCAAGTCCAAGCGTGGAACTCGACGAGCTCAAACTACGAGAATTCTCAACGAAGCTTCAACTGCCCTAAAAGATGGCACTGCCTCAGCTGAAGCGCTGAATGCATTACTCCAACGTCTCACTACAAGCAATGCGGAGCTCGTCGTACTGAATACCGCCATCGAGCCGCTTGTGACCGATGAGGACTACGAAAGTGAGTGCGCCGGTGTTTTGGAGTATGAGGACAGAGTAACAGAAACAGTCGCCAACTTGAACTGGAAACTGGCACAGCTACAGGCGGCGGCTGCGTCGTCAATGGGATCCTTGAACGAACCGAGTTTACCGCAAGCGTCGTCGCAACAACGTCATATTGGGATCAAACTTCCCAAATTGAGGCTTCCAACGTTCAGCGGCAAGTTAAGCGAATGGCACAGTTTCTGGGAACAATTTAGCACAACCGTACATGAGAAAAAGAACCTAGTGAAAATAGAAAAATTCCA GGCGTACGACGATGCTACAGAAATTCTCAAGGAGCGTTTCGGTGATCGAGGAAGAATAGAAAGGCAGCTACTGGCAAGGCTTCGTAGCCTCCCGGCAGTCAAGTCCTCCTCAGACGTCTTAGGTTTGCGACGATTCTACGACCACGTGCAGAGTCACATACGTGGATTGCGTTCACTCGGAGTTCAAGACAGTTCTTACGCAGCAATGCTAACAGAAATACTATTATCTTCCCAGCCATCGGAAATCGTAATAGACTTTTACCGCTCGGTTCATTGCCCGACCACCACCAGCACTGCAAGCCCAACAGATGCAGGAGACACCGCAGCGCCGTCCACGTCAACGACAGCTTCCGACGAACTACAGGCAGTGCTGAAGTTCCTTCACGTGGAGGTTGAGAGTCGAGAGAAAAGCGAAGTCGCAGAACGTAACCTCAAGAAACAAATTCAGCCTGTCAGCAAACCAGCTACCCTAGGCCGAGCAAATCCATCTGCTGCAGTTCTACACAACGCATCTACAAACCCAGCACCTTGCTTCTTCTGCAGCAACACTGAGCacagtacactgtaa